In the genome of Coturnix japonica isolate 7356 chromosome Z, Coturnix japonica 2.1, whole genome shotgun sequence, one region contains:
- the LOC116652512 gene encoding rho GTPase-activating protein 32-like: MAVLLLSDSLSYLWFSLAGQSSLPGPKSVWVSPPCAKLLTVQEAQEERRGQSSSPAVTVSSEIEVEESPAAVPGNFHTVIDLPSKRPSSPSRRAESAAGSWCSCFCLHRPSSVAEHQLQSSAREPSEAEVVVLAGDSSPCVNGRCRADDDAASCASINIELLGSTGCCSSNDHYFM, from the exons ATGgctgttcttctgctttctgattcTCTGTCTTACCTGTGGTTTTCCCTTGCAGGGCAAAGTTCTCTGCCTGGGCCCAAGTCTGTGTGGGTGTCTCCTCCATGCGCAAAGCTGCTCACTGTGCAGGAGGcacaggaagagaggagaggccagagcagctctcctgcagtgacAGTGAGCAGCGAGATTGAAGTGGAGGAGAGCCCCGCAGCTGTCCCGGGCAACTTCCACACAGTCATTGATCTTCCATCTAAAAG acCAAGTTCTCCCAGTAGGAGGGCAGAGTCAGCAGCTGGCAGTTGGTGTTCGTGCTTCTGCCTGCACAGACCATCCAGTGTGGCCGAACAccaactgcagagcagtgccagggaGCCCTCTGAAGCAGAAGTCGTGGTCCTGGCAG GTGACTCCAGCCCTTGTGTTAACGGAAGATGCAGGGCAGATGATGATGCGGCATCCTGTGCTTCCATCAATATAGAGCTGTTAGGAAGCACAGGATGCTGCAGTTCAAACGACCATTATTTTATGTGA